ACAGGCAAAAAGAGCCTTGTCTACATCCACACCGCGCAGAGAAAAACGAACCTGAGCAGCCACGGATCCGGCGGCGGTTTTAGCGCTGTCGGTAGTCTGAATATTGGAAACTTCCTCGCGCTTGGCGCTTGCGGCAGATTCCGCCCCCTTTTTACTTGCCTTGTTCACATTCTGCGTTCCCCGTATGCCGTGCCTCATCACAGGCAGAGGAACAACACTTCCATCCTTCATTTCACTGTAAAAAAGGCCGTCCGTCATCACAAGACAACGCTGAAACGACAATACCCCGGGAAGTTTCTTTATTTTTGCCATATCTGCTCCTTACCACTCATTATATGCTTCCTTGTCCTGCTGAAGGACAAATACGTCGCCAGCCTCTTCCGGCCACAGAGGACGCCACAGGGCGTCTTCCGCATCATTTTCCCGCAGCCACGATCTCAGGGAACAGTACTGCACCATACCTACAAGGGGCTCGGCAAACGCATGCAGAAAACCGTTTCTGGCTCCGGCTCTGTGCTCAAACGGAGTAACGGCAGCATACCCTACGCAGGCTGCAGCAAGCCAGGTATTCCCTTTTTCCGCATCCGGAGCTGCCCCCAGAGCCTCCACCAGAAGTGCAGCCTGATCTTTCCCCTTTCCTTCAAGCATATCCCTGCGATCCGTCAGCACATAGCCGCCGCCAAGACAGCGCAATGCATCATCCATACTGCGATACTCGCCGACAGGTCCGTGACGTATGATACTGCCGC
This genomic stretch from Mailhella massiliensis harbors:
- a CDS encoding type I-F CRISPR-associated protein Csy2 translates to MKYLVFPRIRVQAANMMSASFLMGGPPLCAAYGLGEALCHHVGGGAKVTGVAFIHHDREPLGQSFFGVFSPQQRRGAAFTFGSSSRGKDYSSKNEHALSLQPVACAHMSVSMIWEMENMEDMRAAEIFLHNAHFAGGSIIRHGPVGEYRSMDDALRCLGGGYVLTDRRDMLEGKGKDQAALLVEALGAAPDAEKGNTWLAAACVGYAAVTPFEHRAGARNGFLHAFAEPLVGMVQYCSLRSWLRENDAEDALWRPLWPEEAGDVFVLQQDKEAYNEW